Proteins encoded within one genomic window of Kibdelosporangium phytohabitans:
- a CDS encoding class I SAM-dependent methyltransferase, with amino-acid sequence MSNSTMYPAEWLSLREDADAVARSVELAEPLRAHLGDRPGLIVRDLGCGIGSMGRWLADRLPGPQHWILHDRDPGLLSRAVAGMPRTVTVTGELQDITQLRATDLSGTSLVTASALLDLLTADELAALVEACARTPALFVMSVVGQVDLDPFDEFDAEIANAFNAHQRRTTDGRRLLGPDAVATAAELFQRQGATVYRRPSPWRLGRDDADLIAEWLRGWVAAAVEEQPELADDAAAYLERRLGDTALTVVVHHEDLLALPAGAA; translated from the coding sequence ATGAGCAACAGCACCATGTACCCGGCCGAGTGGCTGTCGCTGCGTGAGGACGCGGACGCGGTGGCCCGGTCGGTCGAGCTGGCCGAACCGCTGCGGGCGCACCTCGGCGACCGGCCCGGCCTGATCGTGCGTGATCTCGGTTGCGGGATCGGGTCGATGGGGCGCTGGCTGGCCGACCGGCTGCCGGGGCCGCAGCACTGGATCCTGCACGACCGCGACCCCGGCCTGCTGTCCCGGGCCGTGGCGGGGATGCCGCGCACGGTGACTGTGACCGGGGAGCTGCAGGACATCACTCAGTTGCGGGCAACGGACCTGAGCGGGACGTCGCTGGTGACCGCGTCGGCACTGCTCGATCTGCTCACCGCGGACGAACTGGCCGCACTGGTCGAGGCGTGCGCCAGGACTCCGGCGCTGTTCGTGATGTCGGTGGTCGGGCAGGTCGACCTGGATCCGTTCGACGAGTTCGACGCGGAGATCGCGAACGCGTTCAACGCGCACCAGCGACGGACCACGGACGGCAGGCGCCTGCTCGGACCGGACGCCGTGGCGACCGCTGCGGAGCTTTTCCAGCGGCAGGGAGCGACCGTGTACCGCAGGCCCAGCCCGTGGCGGTTGGGACGAGACGACGCCGACCTGATCGCCGAGTGGCTGCGCGGCTGGGTGGCGGCGGCGGTGGAGGAACAGCCGGAACTGGCGGACGACGCCGCTGCGTATCTGGAACGCAGGCTCGGGGACACCGCGCTGACTGTTGTCGTGCACCACGAGGACCTCCTCGCCCTCCCGGCAGGTGCGGCATGA
- a CDS encoding lysylphosphatidylglycerol synthase transmembrane domain-containing protein, with product MNKTVWAWVKLLIGASILVALFLQLGTQTFVDGLRVITLGEVVAALGIGLATTVLSAWRWCLVARRLGLNLSLPRAVLDYYRALFLNAVLPAGVLGDVQRAVEHGQQQGDVGRGVRAVVLERIAGQAVIIVAGVAVLLAVPSLGLPRDIILIVLGAVAVIAAAFVAGKRWARANTGLSRTIADIRAGLLARDAWPGIALLSAAALAGHITLFVVAAHAAGSTAPIAQLVPLMVLSLLAMGLPVNIGGWGPREGVAAVVFSAAGLGAAQGLTTAVVYGVLALVASLPGAGVLLLRTPVLRRLEKAPL from the coding sequence ATGAACAAGACCGTGTGGGCGTGGGTGAAACTGCTGATCGGCGCGAGCATCCTGGTTGCGTTGTTCCTGCAATTGGGTACTCAGACCTTCGTGGACGGGTTGCGCGTGATCACCCTCGGCGAAGTGGTCGCGGCGTTGGGGATCGGCCTGGCGACCACTGTGCTCAGCGCGTGGCGCTGGTGCCTGGTGGCTCGCCGTCTTGGGTTGAACTTGTCGCTGCCGCGTGCGGTGCTGGACTACTACCGTGCGTTGTTCCTCAACGCCGTGCTGCCCGCTGGTGTTCTCGGTGACGTACAGCGCGCCGTCGAACACGGACAGCAGCAGGGCGACGTCGGGCGAGGCGTCCGGGCTGTTGTGCTGGAACGGATCGCGGGCCAGGCCGTGATCATCGTCGCGGGCGTGGCGGTACTGCTCGCGGTGCCGTCGCTGGGCCTGCCGCGTGACATCATCCTGATTGTTCTCGGTGCGGTAGCGGTGATCGCGGCGGCGTTCGTCGCGGGAAAACGCTGGGCACGCGCGAACACAGGGTTGTCACGGACCATCGCGGACATCCGCGCGGGCCTGCTGGCCCGCGACGCGTGGCCGGGAATCGCGCTACTGTCGGCAGCAGCACTGGCAGGGCACATCACCCTGTTCGTTGTCGCGGCACACGCGGCCGGATCGACCGCGCCGATCGCGCAACTGGTGCCACTGATGGTGCTGTCGCTGCTGGCGATGGGACTACCGGTGAACATCGGGGGCTGGGGGCCGAGGGAAGGCGTCGCGGCGGTGGTGTTCTCAGCCGCCGGACTGGGCGCCGCACAGGGATTGACCACGGCGGTGGTGTACGGGGTGCTGGCGCTGGTCGCGAGCCTGCCTGGGGCGGGAGTGCTGCTCCTGCGTACACCGGTGCTGCGGAGATTGGAAAAGGCACCACTATGA